The following proteins are co-located in the Verrucomicrobiia bacterium genome:
- a CDS encoding AAA family ATPase, which produces MYLDYYGLSEMPFDITPNPRFLFYSPKHREAYNHLLYGIRERKGFVQLTGEVGAGKTTLCRAMLEQLDEHYSTALILNPVLNADELMKAIAIEFGLDVRGMDRLDTIAKINDFLLWNVEQGKETVLIIDEAQNLTEELLEQVRLLSNLETDNRKLLQIVLMGQPELRDRLNSHSLRQLRQRITVRYHLSPLSQAEIGQYIQHRLQVSGARGAPRFTKAALWRIHHYTGGVPRLVNAVCDKALLAGFVNHRDELGYRVVGAAIRELEGDIGV; this is translated from the coding sequence GTGTACCTGGATTACTATGGCTTGTCAGAGATGCCGTTCGACATCACGCCGAACCCGCGCTTCCTTTTTTACAGCCCGAAGCATCGTGAAGCCTACAACCACCTGCTCTACGGCATTCGCGAGCGGAAAGGATTTGTCCAGCTCACGGGTGAGGTGGGCGCTGGAAAGACGACCCTTTGTCGCGCGATGCTCGAACAACTGGACGAGCATTATTCCACCGCCCTGATCTTGAATCCGGTCCTCAATGCGGACGAGCTGATGAAGGCGATCGCAATCGAGTTCGGCCTCGATGTGCGGGGAATGGACCGGCTCGATACCATTGCCAAGATCAACGATTTCCTGCTGTGGAATGTCGAACAAGGGAAGGAAACGGTTCTCATCATTGACGAGGCGCAGAACCTGACGGAGGAACTTCTCGAGCAGGTTCGCCTGTTATCGAACCTGGAAACCGACAATCGCAAGCTGTTGCAGATCGTGCTGATGGGACAGCCGGAATTGCGCGATCGCCTGAACAGCCACAGCCTTCGCCAGTTGCGCCAGCGCATCACGGTTCGCTACCACCTTTCGCCCCTGAGCCAGGCCGAGATCGGCCAGTACATCCAGCATCGATTGCAGGTTTCCGGGGCGCGCGGCGCACCGCGTTTCACCAAGGCCGCGTTGTGGCGGATACATCATTACACGGGCGGCGTCCCGCGCCTGGTCAATGCCGTATGCGACAAGGCGTTGCTCGCGGGGTTTGTGAATCATCGGGACGAATTGGGCTATCGCGTCGTGGGCGCGGCCATTCGGGAACTGGAGGGAGACATCGGAGTATGA
- a CDS encoding peroxiredoxin — protein MKTILLVATAALICAVQFAVAADAPSALKAGDKAPLVEGKDQDGKTWKLADDIGKQALLLYFYPKDETPGCTKQACSMRDSITELEQSKVKVAGVSFDSAESHQKFIAKHGLNFPLIADTDGKIAEAYGVKMKDRNMARRVSFLIGRDGKIAHVTDSGDPEKHVTEMKLAAATLKKS, from the coding sequence ATGAAAACGATTCTCCTTGTTGCAACCGCCGCGCTGATTTGCGCCGTGCAATTCGCCGTTGCCGCTGATGCTCCATCCGCCCTGAAGGCAGGGGACAAAGCGCCTCTCGTAGAAGGCAAGGACCAGGACGGAAAAACGTGGAAGCTCGCCGACGACATAGGCAAGCAGGCGTTGCTACTCTACTTCTATCCCAAGGACGAAACGCCGGGCTGCACAAAGCAGGCCTGCAGCATGCGCGACAGCATCACTGAACTCGAACAGAGCAAGGTCAAGGTCGCGGGGGTCAGCTTCGATTCCGCCGAGAGTCACCAAAAGTTCATCGCGAAGCATGGATTGAATTTTCCGTTGATTGCCGACACCGACGGGAAGATTGCGGAAGCGTATGGAGTGAAGATGAAGGACCGAAACATGGCCCGCCGCGTGAGCTTTCTGATCGGACGCGACGGCAAGATCGCGCACGTCACGGACTCGGGCGATCCGGAGAAACATGTCACGGAAATGAAACTCGCGGCTGCGACTTTGAAGAAGAGCTGA
- the queD gene encoding 6-carboxytetrahydropterin synthase QueD, which yields MELRKTFQFEAAHLLPHLPQSHKCRRLHGHSFSVEIAVTGDCDPKLGWVMDYAEITAAFRPIWEKLDHYYLNEVEGLENPTSENIAIWIWRQLRPVLPLLSELVVAETCTARCVYRG from the coding sequence ATGGAACTAAGAAAAACGTTTCAATTTGAAGCGGCGCATTTGCTGCCGCATTTGCCGCAGTCACATAAATGCCGTCGCTTGCACGGGCACAGTTTCTCCGTCGAGATCGCCGTGACGGGTGATTGCGATCCGAAGCTCGGATGGGTGATGGATTACGCGGAGATCACGGCCGCGTTTCGCCCGATCTGGGAGAAGCTCGATCACTACTACCTGAATGAAGTTGAGGGTCTCGAGAATCCGACGAGCGAGAACATCGCCATCTGGATCTGGCGCCAACTGAGGCCTGTGTTGCCCCTGCTGAGCGAGTTGGTGGTAGCGGAGACGTGCACCGCGCGCTGCGTGTACCGCGGGTAG
- a CDS encoding beta-galactosidase: protein MKLPLALASALAAIVGFGSASASEKFFPQRDLMQIGVYYYPEAWPSNQWARDISNMKKLNLEFVHMGEFAWAFMEPAEGKFDFDWLERNVQLCAEQGLKVILCTPSPAPPVWLSEAHPEILLIDAKGRRMQHGTRQHACWSVPKYREYVGKIVDELGKRFGNDARVWGWQLDNELSHYGKEPCFCDACQTKFRAWLKNKYGTIENLNRDWGNAFWSQLYQNFDQIRIPNKDEFVAQWNEHSVLDSQRWFAEEAADYLRFQTSILRKHCGDRQWVTHNFMQGFDRVYPILNARDFEIVTWTIYPAHGNLNEGPLGFRLGGAAQMSFAHDFFRSINGFQGIMELQPGQVNWGEVNPQPYPGAIHMWLMRAFAAGSKIVCTYRYRQPLFGAEQYHYGIVGTDGVTASTGGEQYSQAAKEIALLRENLKPDAKEPPAYSARRTALLYNFENRWDIDNHKQNIRWDTMGHLFKHYRALKRVGAPVDVITEDKDFQKYPFLIAPAYQLADSNLVRRLAAYAEKGGHLVLSCRTGIKDRRGHLWEGPWAMPILELIGAKIKFYDTLPAPNSAKVKAGRQTYDWVTWGEVLEPGPDATVLATHADQYYAGGAAAVTRKLGRGSVTYIGVDSQDGGFEAQLIRGVFDRARVETENLPENFLVDWRDGFWIATNFTEKSQRAPVPRDAKILVGTAEVPVAGVTVWQE from the coding sequence AAGCGTGGCCTTCCAACCAATGGGCCCGCGATATCAGCAACATGAAGAAGCTGAATCTCGAGTTCGTTCACATGGGCGAGTTCGCTTGGGCATTCATGGAGCCCGCGGAAGGGAAATTCGATTTCGACTGGCTTGAGCGCAATGTCCAACTCTGCGCCGAGCAAGGCTTGAAGGTCATCCTTTGCACACCCAGCCCGGCACCGCCCGTGTGGCTTTCAGAAGCACATCCCGAAATCCTGCTGATCGATGCCAAGGGACGCCGCATGCAGCACGGCACGCGTCAACACGCCTGCTGGAGCGTCCCCAAGTATCGCGAATACGTGGGCAAAATCGTCGATGAACTCGGCAAGCGCTTTGGCAATGATGCGCGCGTGTGGGGCTGGCAGCTCGACAACGAACTGAGCCATTACGGCAAGGAACCGTGCTTCTGTGACGCGTGCCAGACAAAGTTCCGCGCGTGGTTGAAGAACAAGTATGGAACGATCGAGAATCTCAACCGCGATTGGGGCAACGCGTTCTGGTCGCAGCTGTATCAAAATTTCGATCAGATCCGCATTCCCAACAAGGACGAATTCGTTGCGCAGTGGAATGAACATTCCGTTCTCGACTCCCAACGCTGGTTCGCCGAGGAAGCTGCCGATTATCTCCGGTTTCAAACCTCGATTCTCCGCAAGCACTGCGGTGATCGCCAGTGGGTCACGCACAATTTCATGCAGGGCTTTGACCGCGTGTATCCGATCCTGAACGCCAGGGATTTCGAAATCGTGACGTGGACGATTTATCCCGCCCACGGAAACTTGAACGAAGGACCGCTCGGTTTCCGGCTCGGCGGCGCGGCGCAGATGTCCTTCGCTCACGATTTCTTCCGCAGCATCAACGGTTTCCAGGGCATCATGGAGCTGCAGCCTGGCCAGGTGAATTGGGGTGAAGTGAATCCCCAGCCGTATCCCGGCGCCATTCACATGTGGCTCATGCGGGCGTTTGCTGCGGGCTCAAAAATCGTCTGCACCTACCGCTACCGGCAGCCTCTGTTCGGAGCCGAGCAGTATCATTATGGAATCGTCGGCACCGACGGCGTCACTGCCAGCACGGGCGGAGAACAGTATTCGCAGGCGGCGAAGGAAATCGCCTTGCTGCGGGAAAATCTAAAGCCTGATGCCAAGGAACCCCCCGCTTACAGCGCCCGCCGCACGGCTCTTCTTTACAACTTTGAAAACCGCTGGGACATCGACAACCACAAGCAGAACATTCGCTGGGATACGATGGGCCACCTGTTTAAACATTATCGCGCCTTGAAGCGTGTCGGCGCTCCTGTGGATGTCATCACCGAAGACAAAGACTTTCAAAAGTATCCATTCCTCATCGCCCCCGCATACCAACTCGCTGACTCGAATCTTGTGCGCCGATTGGCGGCGTATGCTGAAAAGGGCGGGCACCTTGTGCTGAGCTGCCGCACCGGAATCAAGGATCGGCGGGGTCACTTGTGGGAAGGACCGTGGGCGATGCCGATCCTCGAACTCATCGGGGCGAAGATTAAATTCTATGACACCCTGCCCGCTCCCAATTCAGCGAAGGTCAAAGCAGGGAGGCAAACCTACGATTGGGTGACGTGGGGCGAGGTGCTTGAACCTGGCCCGGACGCCACGGTACTGGCCACGCACGCGGACCAATATTACGCGGGGGGCGCAGCTGCGGTGACACGCAAACTTGGCCGGGGGAGTGTGACTTACATCGGCGTCGATTCGCAGGATGGCGGATTCGAAGCGCAGTTGATTCGCGGTGTATTCGACCGAGCGCGGGTTGAAACGGAAAACCTTCCTGAAAATTTCCTCGTGGATTGGCGCGACGGATTCTGGATCGCAACGAATTTCACAGAGAAATCACAGCGTGCGCCCGTGCCGCGCGATGCAAAGATCCTCGTTGGGACGGCCGAAGTGCCAGTGGCTGGCGTCACGGTGTGGCAGGAATAA
- a CDS encoding acyl-CoA reductase, producing MNLPNYFIADLPADAVLTPEMLSEACRTLRRNREQYLAARSTESLIELLSAVALNWLNPGYTFRKLALEHGPAATGFSRETLSNGLDQFFRQLTPENFSTLLTQDLGHTQRLEKFVATVAEERQSRRSIACAPELLVQIAAGNLPNPSFMSLALGILLRSAQVMKCASGGAFLPRLFAHSIYDEDRKLGACLEVAEWHGGNTALEDVLFADADCVTATGSDEALAAIRQRVPARARFVGYGHRVSFAFVAKDALTSYNSRRVISRAANDVVAWNQLGCLSPHAVYVENGGTLDAEGFAEALAQELAEREAVEPRGSVPNEAAAQIASRRAFYEVRAAHSPDTRLWTSEQSTAWTVVYESGAKFPHSCLNRFIYVKGVPDLKAVIEGADTVRKQVSTVGIAASEARSMALATEFARWGATRICPIGEMQNPPLTWRHDGRPALGDLIRWTDWEG from the coding sequence GTGAACCTGCCCAATTACTTTATCGCCGACCTGCCGGCCGATGCGGTGCTGACACCTGAAATGCTCAGCGAGGCATGCCGCACGTTGCGCCGAAACCGCGAGCAATATTTGGCGGCGCGGTCGACGGAGAGCCTCATTGAATTGCTCAGCGCGGTTGCGCTGAACTGGCTGAACCCGGGCTACACCTTTCGCAAGCTTGCGCTGGAACATGGGCCTGCGGCGACGGGTTTTTCCCGAGAAACCCTGTCGAACGGCCTCGACCAGTTTTTCCGCCAATTGACGCCCGAGAATTTCAGCACGCTTCTGACACAGGATCTCGGTCACACGCAGCGCCTCGAAAAATTCGTGGCGACAGTGGCGGAGGAACGTCAGTCCCGCCGAAGCATCGCCTGCGCGCCCGAGTTGCTGGTGCAGATCGCGGCCGGAAACCTGCCGAATCCTTCGTTCATGAGCCTTGCGCTTGGGATTCTTCTGCGTTCCGCGCAAGTCATGAAATGCGCCAGTGGCGGTGCGTTTCTGCCGAGGCTTTTCGCGCACTCCATTTATGACGAAGATCGAAAACTCGGCGCCTGTCTTGAAGTCGCAGAATGGCATGGCGGAAACACGGCTCTCGAGGACGTGCTGTTTGCCGATGCGGATTGCGTCACGGCGACAGGATCCGATGAGGCGCTTGCGGCGATTCGCCAGCGCGTTCCCGCCCGCGCCAGGTTTGTGGGTTATGGGCACCGCGTGAGTTTTGCTTTTGTGGCAAAGGATGCGTTGACGAGTTACAACAGCCGCAGGGTCATCTCGCGCGCGGCCAATGATGTGGTGGCATGGAACCAACTGGGATGCCTCTCGCCGCACGCGGTGTATGTGGAGAATGGGGGGACCCTGGACGCGGAAGGATTTGCGGAAGCCCTCGCGCAGGAGCTTGCGGAACGTGAAGCAGTGGAACCGCGCGGGTCCGTTCCCAATGAAGCTGCCGCTCAGATCGCCTCTCGCCGCGCGTTCTACGAAGTGCGGGCGGCGCATTCCCCCGACACGCGCCTATGGACCAGCGAACAGTCCACAGCCTGGACCGTTGTTTACGAATCCGGCGCGAAGTTTCCACACTCGTGCCTGAACCGGTTCATCTATGTGAAAGGTGTTCCGGACTTGAAGGCGGTTATTGAAGGTGCGGACACCGTTCGCAAACAGGTTTCGACCGTCGGCATTGCTGCATCCGAGGCGCGCTCAATGGCGCTTGCCACGGAATTCGCGCGCTGGGGCGCGACGCGGATCTGCCCGATCGGCGAGATGCAAAATCCACCCCTGACGTGGCGCCACGATGGACGGCCAGCGCTGGGTGACTTGATTCGGTGGACGGATTGGGAAGGATAG
- a CDS encoding polyprenol monophosphomannose synthase, whose product MNRTLVVVPTYNERENLPMLAQRLLALPVKVDLLVVDDNSPDGTGKMADELSVQHPSVHVLHRTQKNGLGRAYIAGFKWALQRGYEFVFEMDGDFSHNPDDVPIFLQAAEDADLVLGSRYIHGIRVINWPLRRLMLSVNAGKYVRIVTGMPFSDPTGGYKCFRRRALESLRLDEVQSNGYSFQIELTHKIWRQGMKVVEVPIIFTDRFQGHSKMSRDIVREAFWMVWKLWFQNGMRRRPTVPPQRPGNSGKALPSQAL is encoded by the coding sequence ATGAACAGGACGCTGGTGGTTGTGCCGACCTATAACGAGCGGGAGAATCTTCCGATGCTCGCTCAGCGCCTTTTAGCTCTCCCTGTGAAGGTCGATTTGCTGGTCGTCGATGACAATTCTCCCGACGGCACGGGCAAAATGGCCGACGAGCTGTCAGTGCAGCATCCCTCCGTGCACGTCCTGCATCGCACGCAGAAGAATGGGCTCGGACGCGCCTACATCGCTGGTTTCAAGTGGGCGTTGCAGCGCGGATACGAGTTCGTGTTTGAAATGGACGGCGATTTTTCCCACAACCCGGACGACGTGCCCATATTCCTGCAGGCTGCGGAGGATGCGGATCTCGTCCTGGGTTCGCGTTACATTCATGGCATCCGTGTCATCAACTGGCCGTTGCGCCGCTTGATGCTCAGCGTCAATGCCGGCAAGTACGTGCGCATCGTGACGGGCATGCCATTCAGCGACCCCACTGGCGGATACAAGTGCTTTCGCCGCCGTGCATTGGAATCGCTTCGGCTGGATGAGGTGCAATCCAATGGCTACAGCTTTCAGATCGAATTGACCCACAAAATCTGGCGGCAGGGGATGAAAGTGGTTGAAGTTCCAATCATCTTTACGGACCGCTTTCAAGGCCATTCGAAGATGTCGCGCGATATCGTGCGGGAGGCGTTCTGGATGGTGTGGAAGCTCTGGTTTCAAAACGGAATGCGCCGTCGTCCGACGGTCCCCCCGCAGAGGCCTGGCAATTCCGGCAAGGCCTTGCCTTCGCAAGCGCTTTGA